The Marivirga salinae DNA window TTTTGTACTTTTATTTCTTTAGTGAAATGGCCTATCTATGGTTTAATCTCTTGGGTTGCGGAATTGTAATTTTGGTAGGATTACTTTATCAATATTTAAAAAACAACAAATAAGCAGGTAACATTAATCTTACTTAAGGATTATCAATCACTTCTAATCGCATAGTTAGTTACTTAATAAATAATAAAAAGCTGATTATTAATAATTTATACTTTTAAACTTCATTCAGGCCAGTTCATTCCATGTTAAGGTGATTATACGTTTGACCATCTATTATTTGAATAAATTTGGAGGTTTCCTTTGGTAGTTGTATTTTTCTAATCTATATGAAGCTTTACAGTAAAATAACTCTTTCCATTTTGCTTTTATTCATGAGCATCAAATTGATGGCTCAAGATCCTGAATTGTCTAAAATTTACATGGAACAAGCAGATCAGGTATATGCGGAAGCTAAAGACGCTATTGAGATTGCGAAAGATATTTATATTCAAGCTGCTGAAGCAGACACCATGAATGTGAGAGCCAACTACATGGCAGGGAAACTTTATCTGGAAACTGTAAATCGAGACTATTCCACTAAATATTTTGAAAGAGTAAAAAGATTAGATTCCAAATATCGATTTAATATCGATTATTTATTGGGTAGAGGATATCAATACGGATTGGAATTTGAAAAGGCTTTAGATTATTTTTTAGCTTATAAAGAAAAGTTAAGGTCAGATCGAAGTTATAGAGGCAGGGATAAAACTTCAGTTTATGAAGTAAATGACAGAATTGAAGAATGTAGAAATGCAAAAGAGATTATTGGAATGCCATCTTCCTATATAATAGAAAATGTAAGTGAAAATATAAATTCTACATGGCCTGATTATGCTCCAGTTTTAAATGAAGATGAAACGGTAATGATTTTTACTTCAAGAAGGCAAGAAGGTAATATGAATGAAAATGTTGATAATGATAACTTTTATTTTGAAGATATTTATATCTCAAAAAGACAAGGCGTGACTTGGAGTAAAGCTAAAAATATTGGTCCAAATATAAATACCTTATACCACGATTCTAATCTTTTCTTAAGCAGTGATGGTAAGACATTGTATATTTATTCTGATCAAGGAAATGGTGATATTGTATATAGTACTGAAAATGAGAATGATGAATGGACTAAACCTAAACCCTTGGAAGGAAGAATCAATTCACAAGGATTTGCAGAACAATCAATTTGGGTCTCCGATGATGGTGAATTTATGATGTTTGCTTCTAATAGACCCGGAGGTTATGGAGGTTTTGATATTTATGGATGTTACAAAGAAGATGGCCAATGGAAAAGACCTTTCAATATGGGGCCAGAGATTAACACCAAAGAAGATGAAGATGGGCCTTATATGGCAAAAGATGGAGTGACTGTTTATTTTAGTAGTAAAGGACATAAGGGGTTTGGTGGCTTTGACGTTTTTACCACCAAGTATGATGGAGATTCAGAAAAATGGGAAAAACCAGAAAACTTAGGATATCCTGTGAATACAGTTGATGATGAAGTCTATTTTCATCCTACAGCTGATGGAGAAAGGGGATATTTGGCTTCAGTTCGTGAAGAGGGCTTAGGATTTACAGATATTTATATGGTAACGCATATTGGAGATTTAGAAAAAACAGCTAAAGATAGAATTTCTAAATTAAAAGAGCGAGATAACGATTTTATTACGGATGAAGAATTGGAGGTTAAAAAATTGATCGATTCGGTTCTTAATATTTCGGCCTATCAAGTCTATTTTGATGTGAATTCTAGTGAAGTTGCTGAGCGTCATGAAGAAAAGTTAATCGATATGGCTAACTTTTTGAAATCACATCAAAATTTAGGTGTTCAAATTTCAGCTTTTGCTTCAGCTGATGGTAATCCCAAATATAATTATGAATTATCGAACAAAAGAGCTCAATCCGTTTTGAAGTTCTTTAAAGAAAATGGAATTGAAGCTGATCGTTTGGCTGCTAGGGGGTTTGGTGTTTTGAGTGGAGGAAGTGAAGATAAGTCCAGAAAGGCAGAAGTGAAAGTATTAGATCTCTCGAAATTTGATGAATAAAAAAAGCCGGTAATGAAATCATCAAAACCGGCTTAAAACTGAAATTTTAAAATTTTACAAAGAATCTATTAAATCTTGATTTCTTTTCACGTAACCAAAATCTCCAGAGCTATTCTTTTTAGCTAATTCGATTGATTTTTCTGCTACTTTCTTTGCTTCTTTTTTATCTCCCATTTTGGCTAAAATTTTTGCTTTCAAATGCAAATTCCAAAACTGGGCACTATTATTACCTTCTGCTAAATAGGAATTAACCCATGCTAAAGCTTGTTTTAAGTCTCTTTCATTAGTGTAGTAATAGTTTGCTGCAGTAATTAAATTTCCGGGATCCACCTTTGTATATTTCTCTATTTGAGCCATTACTAGCTCATCATAAGAAACCTCAAAAGGAACTTTCAAACTAACATTTTCCCATCTGAAATGAATGTTTGCCGATTTATTATCAGCACTAATATCTGAAATTTGGTACGTTAAAGTTTCAACAGGCTCCTCTAATTTTTCAACTTCTTGAATAACAGATATCAACTCTTTAGATTCATCGTAGTTTCCAACATTTCCACCTAAAGATAAATCACTGTACAACTTAAACTCCCATTCGTTTTCGCCAGGCGTCATGAAAATTAAATATTCTCCAGCCTCTACTTTGTTCCCTGCGATTACCGCATCAGTGCTAAGTGTTAATACAGATCCACTATTGGCTCCAGCTCTCCACAATACTCCGTAAGGTTGCAAAAAGTCATCTCCTTCACCAAAAATTTCACGTCCTTTCACGCTAGGTCTAAAATAACTAATGGCCACATCAGTTAATCCCACAGTAGTCTCTACTTTTGCCTTAGCAGACGGTTGTGGTATGTTTATTTGAGCTTTTAACTCAAGCGTACCTATTATTAAAATAGATAAACCAAATAGTAAAATGGATTTTTTCATAATGATTTGTGTTTAAGTTTAATTAATTTGCTATTTAGCCAACTAAAACTACTTTTCTAAATGAAAGTTGCAAAAAAAAGATTAGATCGATCAATTTTTCATAACCCCGATGTGGTAGAACTAGCTCAACTCTTATTAGGTAAAGTTATTTGCACCAATATAGATGGTTTTTATTGTGAAGCAATGATTACAGAAACGGAAGCATATTCTGGTGAAAACGATAAAGCCTGCCATGCTCATATGGGGAAATTTACAAAAAGAACAGCAACTATGTACGAAGAAGGGGGGCATGCATATGTTTATTTGTGTTATGGTATACATCATCTCTTTAATATCGTATCAAATGTAAAAGGAAAGGCAGATGCCATCTTGATTCGCTCGGTTGAACCCTTGAGTGGTACTAAAATTATGTTAGAAAGAAGAAATGTCAAAAAAAGTACCCCGAAAGTTTATGCTGGACCTGCTAAGTTATCTCAGGCATTAGGTATTGATAAATCTTTAAATGGGGTCGATCTCGTAAATAATGAACATATATATTTGATTGATAAAGGGTTTGTTGTAGAAGATTTTGTTAAAAGCTGTCGAATAGGAATCGATTACGCTGAAGAAGATGCTTTATTACCGTGGAGGTTTTATATTTCAGGAAATAAGTATGTTAGTAAGTATATATAATATTTATTTTTTTTTAAATTGAACATAAAATAATTTTGATATGGATAAATTTTTGTGCCCAATAGATTTTTCAACCTATTCCTTAAATGCACTGGAATATGCCGCTAAAATATTAAAAGTGAGGAAAGGGAGCCTAACACTTATCCATATATTTACAGAGAAAGAATTTTTGCACTCATTGGATGGAGAAAAGTCTGAATTCAATGATCTAAAAGATCATGCAAAGGATAAACTCTATAATTTGGCTGATGAAATTGAAAAGGAATATGGTTTTGAATGTGATGTGGTATTATCAATTGGTGATGTAAATAATTCTATTAGTAAGTATGCCAATGATAATGATTATGATTTAATCGTAATGGGAACTCAAGGAAATGGCTACAGTAGAAAAACAATTATTGGCAGTCGCACGATAAGGACAGTAGAAAATAGCGATATACCTGTATTAACGATTCCACTTGAAGCTGATTTTAATGGCTGGAATTCTGTGGTATATGCATCTGATTATTCTGAAAATGATAAAATAATCATGCAAAAATTGGTAAGTTTTGTTTATAGTTTCCGAAGCAGAATTCGGTTTGTGCATGTAAGCCATTCTACAAACAAGATGAGTGAGAAAAGTTATCAGGAATTTAAAGATGAACTGTCAAGTTTTTTAGGCTATGATAAAATTAGTTATTACCTAAAAGAATATAAAAAAGACATCAGCAGCGGTATTGAGGAATTTGTAAATGAACAGCAGGGAGATTTGCTAGTTTTGCTGAAACGCAAAAGGAACTTCTTTGAAAAAATTATGGGGAATAGCGTATCTACAGAAATTACCTATCTAAGTACTCATCCTTTATTAATCTATCATGAAAATGATTAAATACCTCCCTTATTTTAATTTAGTATCAATATCCTTTCCTTCATGTAATGATTTTTGATATTAATTGATGTTTTATTATAAATTTAGTTTTTGACTTAATTGATAAGCTTGAAATCTTAACAATACTTCATACTTTTAATTTTATTTCATAAGTATCTGAAAAACAACTCAAAAGGTGCTTGTAATTATTTTATAGCTTTAAGTTGATTTTAGTGAAAAATGTATTAGATTAGCATCTCATTATTTTAATACTATTGTTATTTTTATTAAATAATTTAAAGAGAAGAGGTAATATTTTTTTAAATTGATGATTGTAATGTTTTATGTTTTACAATATCTTGTAAGTATATAATATTTTAAGAATGAAGGCCTTTATATTTATATTCATATCATTTTTTTTAGCCATGAAGGGTGTTTCTCAGGATAAACCGATCCTTATCGATTCTCTTGAAAGCATATATGATGATATAGCGCCTATTATTACTCCAGATGGAAACAATTTATACTTTACTAAAAAGAATCATCCTGATAATAAAGGTGGGGAGAGAGACCTAGGTGATATTTGGTCTTCAGAGTTTGAAAACGGAGTTTGGAAATCAGCAAAACGTTTAAAAGGCCCCATAAATAATACAAATTTTAATGCAGTTATTGGTATTACACCTGATGGTAACATCATGTATGTTGTTGGAAATTACAAAAGTCCAAGAAAGGGTGGAGTTTCATTTTCACGTAAAATTGGTGAAAACTGGAGCGAACCTCAACCAATAGATATACCTTATTTTAAAAACAAATCAGATCATTTATCTGGTAGCTTAAGTAAGGATGGGAAAATCATGGTTTTAAGCCTTGAAAGTTTTGGAAGCAGAGGAAATGAAGATATTTATTATACCTTCCGGAAATCTATTGATGAATGGACTGAATTAAGAAATTTAGGTGTTGATATCAATACGGAGGCACAGGAATTAACTCCTTTTTTAGCTAAAGATAATAAAACTTTGTTTTTCAGCTCAAATGGCAGAGGCGGAATGGGGAGCAGGGATGTTTTTTATAGTAAAAGACAAGATGCTACTTGGACTACCTGGTCGGAACCGAAAAACTTAGACAATGTTAACTCAGAAGGTGCTGATTGGTATTTTAGATTAATTGATGAAGGAGAAAATGCTTTACTGGTCAACACAGTAAACAGTATTGGTTTAGGAAATATTTTAAAAACTAGCACTCCTCTTGAAGTTGAGATTGAGCCTGAAATTGAGAAAAGCATGACGGCTTCTTCGCAGTCGGTATTACCATTTCAAAATAATAATACCAATAATAAGACTCGTGAAAAGATAAAAGTGAAGTTTAATGTAGTAGATGGATTTACAGGAAATCCATTAAAACCTCAATTGCTTATAAAGGGTGTGAATGAGATGAGCAAAAGTTCTTATTCTGAAATTGTGATGGGAACAACTTCTTCATATCAGACTAAATTAAATAAAGACTCTGTATATACAATTGACATTTCTGTTGAAGGCTATTTAGACGATAAGCAAACTATCAAAACTGATACTATAGAGGATAATTCTACAATTAGACTTGAGCTCTTAAGTTTAAAAGAGGGAACCACCATACAGTTGAAGAGTGTTTTGTTCAAAAGAGGTACATCCGATATTAAAGATGGATCTTTTGAGGAATTAGATAGAGTTTATACAATGCTGAAGAAAAATCCTTCTATTGAAATTGAATTATCTGGGCATACAGATAATACTGGAAGTGCTAAATTAAATATAGAGCTATCACAAAAACGCTCAGACAGAATTAAAGAATATTTAGTTGAGAAGGGGATAAACTCCAAACGATTACAAAGCAAAGGGTATGGCGGTGCACGTCCAATTGCGAGTAATAAATCCGAAGCAACCAGAAAATTAAACCGAAGAGTTGAATTTACTATCATCAAAATTTAAATAATTTCATGCTTACAGATGGGCTTAGCTTGAGGGAAAGAAAGGCAGCAAAATTAAAATTGCTGATTTTAAATCTTGCTAAAAATATGCTCATTGAAAAGAATTTTAATGATATTCATGTAACTGATCTTTGTAAGGAAGCTAATATTTCCAAAGTTACCTTCTTTCGATATTTCCCTCAGAAAGAAGATTTATTACTTTATTTTATGCGTGTTTGGTCTTTTGAAATTAGTGTAAGCCTGCAAAAGCAAGATTTGAAAGGGATCAAGGCTGTAAAGTATATTTATGATCGTTACGGTGATCTGTGTGAACGTTATAATTCCATGATTTTACATTTAATAAAGTATCATGCAGCCTCTTCCAAAGTCTTAAAACCAATAAGCATAAAGAAAGCAGAAAAGCACCTCTTATTCCCTAGTTTTGAGGATGTTCAACAAATGGAAGTCTTAGCTTTTGACAAATTACTAGAGAAATATTTATTGGAAGCCATATTTCAAACAGAAATCACTAAAAGTTCTAATGTAAATGATATGGTAAGCATGCTTCTTACCACAACTTATGGTTCCATTTTGGTAGCTAAGATGAAGCAATTACCAGTAAAAGCACTTCTTAAGAAAAATATTAATTCAATTTTGGAAACTTTCTGAATAATATTATTTCCTGTCTTTCTCTTCGCTATTTTTGATTATTTTTACTGCAAATAATTAATCTATGAAAATTACAGAATTTTTAAAACATAATTACCGTCACTTTAATGCGGCTGCACTTATTGATGCTGCTGATGCTTATAAAAATCACGTTGAATCAGGCAAGAAAATGTTGGTGTCTCTTGCGGGAGCCATGTCTACAGCTGAACTGGGGATTTCATTTGCCGAAATGATTCGCCAAGATAAAGTGCAAATTATCAGTTGCACGGGTGCTAACCTTGAAGAGGACTTAATGAACTTAGTGGCACATAGCCATTATGAAAGGGTTCCTAATTATAGAGATTTAACGCCACAGCAGGAGTGGGATTTGTTAGAGAAAGGACTTAATAGAGTAACCGATACTTGTATTCCAGAAGAAGAAGCATTTAGAAGGCTACAGCAACATATTTTTGAAATTTGGAAGGATGCAGAAGAAAAGGGGGAGCGTTATTTTCCACATGAGTTCATGTATAAATTGATCAGATCAGGTGTATTAGAACAATACTATGAAATTGATCCTAAAAATAGCTGGATGTTAGCAGCTGCTGAAAAGAATTTACCAATCATTGTTCCAGGATGGGAGGATAGTACAATGGGTAATATCTTTGCAAGCTATTGCGTAAAAGGTGAGTTGAAACCTTCCACTATGAAATCAGGAATTGAATACATGACTTTTTTGGCAGACTGGTATAAGCAAAATGCAGGAACTGAAGGAGTTGGATTCTTTCAAATAGGAGGGGGGATAGCAGGAGATTTCCCTATATGTGTTGTTCCAATGCTTTATCAAGATTTGGAGTACACTGATGTTCCATTTTGGAGCTACTTCTGTCAAATTTCCGATTCCACCACTAGTTATGGTTCTTATTCAGGAGCAGTGCCTAATGAGAAGATCACTTGGGGTAAATTAGATATAGACACGCCTAAATTCATTGTTGAATCTGATGCTACTATCGTAGCACCACTGATTTTTGCAATTGTTTTAGGACAATAGAATGATGATTTTTGAAAAACCTGCATAAGATTGGTTATGCAGGTTTTTTATAGCTTTACTGTTTAATATTTCAAAATGAACTCCTGTAAGTTGTCAGACCGCTCTAATTCAAGTTTTTTCCTTAATCTGTAGCGAGCTATTTCCACACCACGTACCGAAATATTTAATAAATTTGCTATTTCCTTTGTGCTAAGGTTCATCCTTAAATAAGCACTTAATTTCATTTCCTGTGGGCTTAAATTGGGGTAATCCTTTTGCCATCTCTTTATGAAGTCACCATGCACTTGGTCAAAATGAATGGAGAAATGCTCCCAATCTTCGTCTGCAGAGATGTTTTTATCAATGTTATGAATTACCCTGCCGATTTCATGCTTTACTTCCTGATTATTACTGCGTTTTGAAATATTATTCAAATTAGATTTTATGCTATTGATAAAACTATTTTTGTTAATAAGATGCATGGTTGAGGTAGCCAATTCCTTATTTTTCAGCTTTATTTCTGATTTAAGCTTTTCGTTTTTTAGGTGTTCTAATTTCTGCTCAGAGGTTTTCAACTCACTGTCAATTCTAGTGATTTCTTTTTCTTTTTCCTCTGTGATGATTTCGGTTTTCTTTTTGTATCTCAATTCGAAAATCACAAAAACCAAAACTGAAGTAATTAGACCAAGAAAAATGTATAATCCATATGCCCAATTAGTACGATACCAGGGGGGTAATATAGTGAATTCATAGGTGGCAACTGAGCTAAGTTGGCCATGAATATTTTTAGCCCTAACATGAAATGTATAATCTCCCTCTTTTAAATTGGTATATTCTTTAGCAGTCCTCACAGACCATTCACTATATCCTACCTCATTGTTTTCAAGCCAATATTGATATTCATTTTGAAATTGACCATTCATATAGGGCGCGCTATATTCAATTCTGATTGAATTGTCTTTAAATGGAATTTCAATTCCTTTATTAATTTGCTTAAAACTAACTTTATCACCTCTCATTTCTCTTCCATAAGTTATAATGGAGTCTTCTTTTGAATTGGAGATACTGATTTTTGTAAAAATTACATTATAATCTATGTCCTGTAGTTTTTGAACCGAATTATCAAAAAAAATGAAACCTTCCTTGGCAGCAAATAATACTTTATTCGCTTCTAAAGGAATAATATTATGAAGATCGTCATTTAGTGCATTTATTAATTGATTGAAGACGGCAGTATGTTTATTGTAATTGCCATTAGTACTTTTTTCTAATACACCTGTTTCAGTTGTACTAACAAAATATATATTTCCTAGTGCATCCTCAGTAAAACTCACAAACTGTACATTTTCTGGAAAATACTCAGATAAAAATGATGATTTGATAAAGCGGTCTTGTTTTTTATTGTATTCATATAAACCACTTTCTGTGGAAAAAATCAAATTGTTATTTAATCTCCATACATTTATTAAAACTTTAGAGGGTAGTCCTTTTTCTTCTCCATAGTATTCTGATTGAACTGATTTTAAATCTTCAGATAAATTAAGTTTAAAAACACCTTTATATCCGTGTGTCATCCAGATGTTACCATCTTCGTCCTCCTCCATTACCCTTGAAGATTCTTCAAAACCTTCTAATTTATGATGGAATTTTATTCCGTTTTCAGATTTTTTAAAAAGACATATCCCCTTATAATTTCCTTGTAAAACATATTCAGGATGATTTTTTAGATCGAGAAAGGTCCAAGTTCCTGGTGTCTCTGAAAGAATACTTGCCTCACCGTTATTAATGTTAAAAGTTCCTGAATGGTGCCCCATTATAATTGAATTGTGTAAGTGTTCAATATTATATACTTGGCCTGTTGTATTTTTCACCTTTTGAAAAGTGGTGTTTTTATTTAGAATGTTTTTGAAATAGAGTCCGTTATTAGTGCCCAAGTATAAAGTATCTCTTAATAACAAGGCATCATATCCAGTACCAGGAAGTCCAGTTTGTTCATTTAGATGTTCAAAAGGTGAATTTAGAGCCACTGAAGAAATACCATTGTTATGCCCTAGCCATAAATTGCCTTGAATATCTTCATACAGAGATAATACAGTGCGGTTTTCAATTCCTCTACCTTTGGTGAGTTGCATTTTAATACTTCCTTTAGAATTAAGTAAGAA harbors:
- a CDS encoding OmpA family protein, whose translation is MKLYSKITLSILLLFMSIKLMAQDPELSKIYMEQADQVYAEAKDAIEIAKDIYIQAAEADTMNVRANYMAGKLYLETVNRDYSTKYFERVKRLDSKYRFNIDYLLGRGYQYGLEFEKALDYFLAYKEKLRSDRSYRGRDKTSVYEVNDRIEECRNAKEIIGMPSSYIIENVSENINSTWPDYAPVLNEDETVMIFTSRRQEGNMNENVDNDNFYFEDIYISKRQGVTWSKAKNIGPNINTLYHDSNLFLSSDGKTLYIYSDQGNGDIVYSTENENDEWTKPKPLEGRINSQGFAEQSIWVSDDGEFMMFASNRPGGYGGFDIYGCYKEDGQWKRPFNMGPEINTKEDEDGPYMAKDGVTVYFSSKGHKGFGGFDVFTTKYDGDSEKWEKPENLGYPVNTVDDEVYFHPTADGERGYLASVREEGLGFTDIYMVTHIGDLEKTAKDRISKLKERDNDFITDEELEVKKLIDSVLNISAYQVYFDVNSSEVAERHEEKLIDMANFLKSHQNLGVQISAFASADGNPKYNYELSNKRAQSVLKFFKENGIEADRLAARGFGVLSGGSEDKSRKAEVKVLDLSKFDE
- a CDS encoding DUF2911 domain-containing protein; the encoded protein is MKKSILLFGLSILIIGTLELKAQINIPQPSAKAKVETTVGLTDVAISYFRPSVKGREIFGEGDDFLQPYGVLWRAGANSGSVLTLSTDAVIAGNKVEAGEYLIFMTPGENEWEFKLYSDLSLGGNVGNYDESKELISVIQEVEKLEEPVETLTYQISDISADNKSANIHFRWENVSLKVPFEVSYDELVMAQIEKYTKVDPGNLITAANYYYTNERDLKQALAWVNSYLAEGNNSAQFWNLHLKAKILAKMGDKKEAKKVAEKSIELAKKNSSGDFGYVKRNQDLIDSL
- a CDS encoding DNA-3-methyladenine glycosylase, translating into MKVAKKRLDRSIFHNPDVVELAQLLLGKVICTNIDGFYCEAMITETEAYSGENDKACHAHMGKFTKRTATMYEEGGHAYVYLCYGIHHLFNIVSNVKGKADAILIRSVEPLSGTKIMLERRNVKKSTPKVYAGPAKLSQALGIDKSLNGVDLVNNEHIYLIDKGFVVEDFVKSCRIGIDYAEEDALLPWRFYISGNKYVSKYI
- a CDS encoding universal stress protein, which codes for MDKFLCPIDFSTYSLNALEYAAKILKVRKGSLTLIHIFTEKEFLHSLDGEKSEFNDLKDHAKDKLYNLADEIEKEYGFECDVVLSIGDVNNSISKYANDNDYDLIVMGTQGNGYSRKTIIGSRTIRTVENSDIPVLTIPLEADFNGWNSVVYASDYSENDKIIMQKLVSFVYSFRSRIRFVHVSHSTNKMSEKSYQEFKDELSSFLGYDKISYYLKEYKKDISSGIEEFVNEQQGDLLVLLKRKRNFFEKIMGNSVSTEITYLSTHPLLIYHEND
- a CDS encoding OmpA family protein — its product is MKAFIFIFISFFLAMKGVSQDKPILIDSLESIYDDIAPIITPDGNNLYFTKKNHPDNKGGERDLGDIWSSEFENGVWKSAKRLKGPINNTNFNAVIGITPDGNIMYVVGNYKSPRKGGVSFSRKIGENWSEPQPIDIPYFKNKSDHLSGSLSKDGKIMVLSLESFGSRGNEDIYYTFRKSIDEWTELRNLGVDINTEAQELTPFLAKDNKTLFFSSNGRGGMGSRDVFYSKRQDATWTTWSEPKNLDNVNSEGADWYFRLIDEGENALLVNTVNSIGLGNILKTSTPLEVEIEPEIEKSMTASSQSVLPFQNNNTNNKTREKIKVKFNVVDGFTGNPLKPQLLIKGVNEMSKSSYSEIVMGTTSSYQTKLNKDSVYTIDISVEGYLDDKQTIKTDTIEDNSTIRLELLSLKEGTTIQLKSVLFKRGTSDIKDGSFEELDRVYTMLKKNPSIEIELSGHTDNTGSAKLNIELSQKRSDRIKEYLVEKGINSKRLQSKGYGGARPIASNKSEATRKLNRRVEFTIIKI
- a CDS encoding TetR/AcrR family transcriptional regulator; the protein is MLTDGLSLRERKAAKLKLLILNLAKNMLIEKNFNDIHVTDLCKEANISKVTFFRYFPQKEDLLLYFMRVWSFEISVSLQKQDLKGIKAVKYIYDRYGDLCERYNSMILHLIKYHAASSKVLKPISIKKAEKHLLFPSFEDVQQMEVLAFDKLLEKYLLEAIFQTEITKSSNVNDMVSMLLTTTYGSILVAKMKQLPVKALLKKNINSILETF
- a CDS encoding deoxyhypusine synthase family protein — protein: MKITEFLKHNYRHFNAAALIDAADAYKNHVESGKKMLVSLAGAMSTAELGISFAEMIRQDKVQIISCTGANLEEDLMNLVAHSHYERVPNYRDLTPQQEWDLLEKGLNRVTDTCIPEEEAFRRLQQHIFEIWKDAEEKGERYFPHEFMYKLIRSGVLEQYYEIDPKNSWMLAAAEKNLPIIVPGWEDSTMGNIFASYCVKGELKPSTMKSGIEYMTFLADWYKQNAGTEGVGFFQIGGGIAGDFPICVVPMLYQDLEYTDVPFWSYFCQISDSTTSYGSYSGAVPNEKITWGKLDIDTPKFIVESDATIVAPLIFAIVLGQ
- a CDS encoding helix-turn-helix and ligand-binding sensor domain-containing protein, whose protein sequence is MKRRIKTLFIIIGLFLVGNISYGQFIGYPFYKYYSSQDYHGGIQNWKITQSQNGLLYVANNFGLLEFDGTNWNKYSLESGTKCRDVFVDTDGKIYIAAQGDFGYYVPNELGKLAFVSLADSIPGENRNFDEAWRVFKKNDRLLFCTFDDIFIFNISGELLDIVDPETDPDNFFLVNNQLYLNQSGSGLSIMENGNVKQAEFGDLFKNMTISGILEINNNQLLISTLKSGIYLKTGNTISIWNTSNQDIFQSSNINQMIRLKSGEIAIGTQNEGLFLLNSKGSIKMQLTKGRGIENRTVLSLYEDIQGNLWLGHNNGISSVALNSPFEHLNEQTGLPGTGYDALLLRDTLYLGTNNGLYFKNILNKNTTFQKVKNTTGQVYNIEHLHNSIIMGHHSGTFNINNGEASILSETPGTWTFLDLKNHPEYVLQGNYKGICLFKKSENGIKFHHKLEGFEESSRVMEEDEDGNIWMTHGYKGVFKLNLSEDLKSVQSEYYGEEKGLPSKVLINVWRLNNNLIFSTESGLYEYNKKQDRFIKSSFLSEYFPENVQFVSFTEDALGNIYFVSTTETGVLEKSTNGNYNKHTAVFNQLINALNDDLHNIIPLEANKVLFAAKEGFIFFDNSVQKLQDIDYNVIFTKISISNSKEDSIITYGREMRGDKVSFKQINKGIEIPFKDNSIRIEYSAPYMNGQFQNEYQYWLENNEVGYSEWSVRTAKEYTNLKEGDYTFHVRAKNIHGQLSSVATYEFTILPPWYRTNWAYGLYIFLGLITSVLVFVIFELRYKKKTEIITEEKEKEITRIDSELKTSEQKLEHLKNEKLKSEIKLKNKELATSTMHLINKNSFINSIKSNLNNISKRSNNQEVKHEIGRVIHNIDKNISADEDWEHFSIHFDQVHGDFIKRWQKDYPNLSPQEMKLSAYLRMNLSTKEIANLLNISVRGVEIARYRLRKKLELERSDNLQEFILKY